GTTCGGCGCCACGCGCTGACGCCGGCGTGAGATGAGTCGGTTGATCGCCTATGTCGGCACCTACACGCGCGAAGGCGGGCGCGGCATCGTCGTGCTGGAGTTCTGCTGCACGAGCGGACGCTTCCTTTGCGAGCTCCAGCAGCTCGGCGCCGAGGATCCCGCCTATCTGGCGCTCCATCCGACACGCGACGTGCTGTTTTGCGTGAACGAAGTTCGATCGCTCGGCGTTGCGGCGACGGGCGGCGTGTGCGAGTTCGAGGTGGACGCGGCGACGGATCGGCTGACGTTCCGGCGCCAGTGGCCGAGCGGCGGCATGACGCCTTCGCACCTCGCCGTCGATCCGCGCGGAGAATGGCTCGCCGTCGCGAACTATCGCGGCGCGAACGTCGCTCTGGGGCAACTCGGCCCGAGCGGTCACCTGATCGACCTGCAACCGCGCTGGGCGTTTGCCGGGAGCAGCGTTCATCCGGAGCGGCAACTCCAGGCGCATCCGCACCAGGTCGTTTTCCACAACACCGGCGTGCTTACGCCGGCGCTCGGTGCGGACGAGGTCGTCTGGCATGCGCTCGCGGGCAGCGGGATCGCGACGACGAAGTTGCCGCCGGGGACCGGTCCGCGGCACCTCGCGATGGCCCCGGACGGTCGGCATTGTTTCGTGCTGTGCGAATTGAGTTCGCAACTCGCGGTGTTGGCGGTGGGCGCCCGCGGAGAGCCGATGGAGTTGCTGGCGCTGCATTCGACGCGCGATCGGTCCGATGGCCCGAACCAAACCGCCGCGATCAGGCTGCATCCGAACGGCCGCTTTCTCTTCTGCTCCAATCGCGGCGATGACACGGTCGCCGTCTTCCATCTCGGCGACGGAGCGCAGGTGAAACTGATCCAAGTGGTGCCGACCGGCGGGCGCTGGCCGCGCGACCTCGCAATCACTCCGGACGGCCGTTGGCTGATTGTGGCGAATCAGCACGCCGGAGAACTGGCCGTGCTGCCGATCAATCCGGACACGGGCGAGCTGGGACGTTGCTCCGAGCGTTGGCCGATCATCGCACCGGCGTGCGTGTTGCTGCGCAAGTCAGCGGGCTAGATACGGAATCGTCAGCGGCCCTTCCGGCAACACGGCCACCCGCGGGCGCCCGCCGAGTCGGGCGATTTCGGCGCGCAAGGCGCGACCGAGATCGTCCACTGGTTCGACAAAGGCCCGGCGCAGTTCCTCCGCGGCCATCTCGCTGTGGAGTCCGACGCGTGCCTTCTGGAGAATGAGCGCGAAGAGCTGCGCCTGCCACTGGTCGAGCACGGGCGCGGTGGCGCCTTCGATCGTGGCGAGGAGTTCCGCCGGACTTTCGGCGCGGAAGAGCAGGTCGCGGAAGTTGCCGTGCGCGGGGAAGCCGTCGTTGCACCGCGCCGCGCAGAGGATGAGTCCGCCCGGCTGCACGATGCGTGCGGCGGCGGAGAGGCCCTTGACCGTCTGGTAGAGATTCTGGTCGAGCGGGAAGCCACTGTTCGTGGTGACGACGATCGGGAACGGTTCCGTGCACGCGGTCATCGCGGTCTCCTTGACGAACGCGCAGCCGGTGCGGTGCGCGGCCATCGTTTCGCCGCAGAAGAAGGCGGTGATGCGGTGCGCGGCGTTGAGCGTGACGTTCACGCAGAAGTCGATCGGCAGCATCGCGCCGCCCTCGCGCACGCGTTCCTGCGTGGGATTGTTCTCGAGCCGGCCCCACGTGCTCAACGGATCGCCGACGACGCGGGC
This window of the Candidatus Didemnitutus sp. genome carries:
- the larA gene encoding nickel-dependent lactate racemase, producing the protein MATSESAPAETVALAYGQTGLSLDLSGIDAVVLRPRHAAALPDERAAFETAMRAPIGTRPLRELIAAHETVAVVVPDGTRPLPSDRLLPWLFAELAHVPAENFTIVIGTGSHRANTPDELDRMLGPAIARRYRVVNHDAHDPATLERVGRSRFGYDVAFNRETVRADRRIIMGFIEPHFMAGFSGGYKAVFPGVLGLDAIQNYHGARVVGDPLSTWGRLENNPTQERVREGGAMLPIDFCVNVTLNAAHRITAFFCGETMAAHRTGCAFVKETAMTACTEPFPIVVTTNSGFPLDQNLYQTVKGLSAAARIVQPGGLILCAARCNDGFPAHGNFRDLLFRAESPAELLATIEGATAPVLDQWQAQLFALILQKARVGLHSEMAAEELRRAFVEPVDDLGRALRAEIARLGGRPRVAVLPEGPLTIPYLAR
- a CDS encoding lactonase family protein, whose protein sequence is MSRLIAYVGTYTREGGRGIVVLEFCCTSGRFLCELQQLGAEDPAYLALHPTRDVLFCVNEVRSLGVAATGGVCEFEVDAATDRLTFRRQWPSGGMTPSHLAVDPRGEWLAVANYRGANVALGQLGPSGHLIDLQPRWAFAGSSVHPERQLQAHPHQVVFHNTGVLTPALGADEVVWHALAGSGIATTKLPPGTGPRHLAMAPDGRHCFVLCELSSQLAVLAVGARGEPMELLALHSTRDRSDGPNQTAAIRLHPNGRFLFCSNRGDDTVAVFHLGDGAQVKLIQVVPTGGRWPRDLAITPDGRWLIVANQHAGELAVLPINPDTGELGRCSERWPIIAPACVLLRKSAG